In Kangiella profundi, one DNA window encodes the following:
- a CDS encoding class I SAM-dependent methyltransferase gives MPELQELPEDNIFQAYGILLLENKHRFVKKLKKHYTPSIHGHKTWNSSFLLMDYFLHQQLLHKSQRVLELGCGWGPTSIFCAHHAGCKVTGTDRDEEVFPFMELQAALNQVEIKTEAVSFEKLTKQHLSNYDLIFGTDICFWDDLAKIHYNLINRAKQAGVRHVLLADPGRQPFFDLAERILIKHDAELLDWYCTEPEYFEGYILHVKL, from the coding sequence ATGCCTGAACTACAAGAATTACCAGAAGACAATATATTCCAAGCATATGGCATATTACTGCTGGAAAATAAGCATCGATTTGTCAAAAAGCTGAAAAAGCATTACACCCCATCAATTCATGGCCATAAAACCTGGAACAGTAGTTTTCTGTTGATGGATTACTTTCTTCATCAGCAACTGTTGCACAAATCACAACGGGTGTTAGAGCTTGGTTGTGGCTGGGGGCCAACCAGCATTTTCTGCGCGCACCATGCAGGCTGCAAAGTTACTGGAACCGACAGAGATGAAGAAGTCTTTCCGTTTATGGAATTGCAGGCAGCACTCAATCAGGTTGAAATCAAGACCGAGGCGGTAAGCTTTGAGAAACTGACCAAACAGCATCTGAGCAACTATGACCTCATTTTCGGAACAGACATTTGTTTCTGGGATGATCTGGCGAAAATTCACTACAATTTAATCAACCGCGCTAAACAAGCAGGAGTTAGGCATGTCCTACTGGCCGACCCGGGCCGACAGCCTTTCTTTGACCTGGCTGAACGAATTCTTATTAAGCACGATGCAGAACTCCTCGACTGGTACTGCACAGAGCCGGAGTATTTCGAAGGCTATATTCTGCATGTAAAGTTATAA
- the secY gene encoding preprotein translocase subunit SecY, with translation MALSPQQIAKGGGLSELKQRLLFVLMAIIVFRIGSFIPVPGVDGSVLQAFLENQGGTIFTMFNVFSGGALERASVFALGIMPYISASIIMQILSFVDPRLKEIKKEGESGRRKINQYTRYLTVALATVQAVGMSTQLPGIIPGLVANPDFSFYFIAVVTLVTGTMFLMWLGEQITERGIGNGISIIILVGIVAGFPQAISQIFGQAYDGDRNILGVLVFGIFALAVVYFIVWFERAQRRITINYAKRQQGNKVFAAQSSFLPMKLNMAGVIPAIFASSIVLFPGTLLSWFGSGSGEVTWLTTMAQNLQPGKPVYIMLYAVGIIFFAFFYTALTQNPRDTADNLKKSGAFIPGIRPGQQTAQYLDKVTTRLTFWGALYMTAVCLMPEFLILIFNYPFYFGGTSLLIIVVVAIDFMAQVQAHLMSQQYDSVLKKANLKKQGPSGRVRR, from the coding sequence ATGGCATTATCACCACAGCAAATTGCTAAAGGCGGTGGTTTAAGTGAGCTCAAACAGCGTTTGCTGTTTGTGCTCATGGCTATTATTGTTTTCCGGATTGGCTCTTTTATTCCAGTTCCGGGCGTTGACGGCTCTGTTTTGCAAGCTTTCTTGGAAAACCAGGGTGGAACTATCTTTACGATGTTCAACGTATTCTCAGGTGGTGCGCTAGAGCGCGCATCAGTATTTGCACTGGGTATCATGCCGTACATTTCGGCTTCGATTATCATGCAAATCTTGAGTTTTGTTGATCCGCGTCTGAAAGAGATCAAGAAGGAAGGCGAGAGCGGTCGCCGTAAAATCAATCAGTATACTCGCTACTTAACAGTTGCTCTTGCAACGGTTCAGGCGGTTGGTATGTCTACTCAGTTACCTGGAATTATTCCTGGACTAGTAGCAAACCCTGATTTTTCATTCTACTTTATCGCGGTTGTAACTTTGGTTACCGGTACCATGTTCTTAATGTGGTTGGGTGAGCAAATTACTGAACGCGGTATTGGTAATGGTATTTCCATCATTATCTTAGTAGGTATCGTTGCTGGTTTTCCTCAGGCAATCAGTCAGATCTTTGGTCAGGCTTATGATGGGGACCGTAACATTCTGGGCGTGCTTGTGTTTGGTATCTTCGCATTAGCAGTTGTGTATTTTATCGTTTGGTTTGAAAGAGCCCAGCGTAGAATTACCATTAACTATGCGAAACGCCAGCAGGGCAATAAGGTTTTTGCAGCGCAAAGTAGTTTCTTGCCAATGAAGCTTAATATGGCTGGTGTTATTCCGGCGATTTTTGCTTCAAGCATCGTTTTGTTCCCAGGCACTTTGTTGTCTTGGTTCGGTAGCGGTTCAGGTGAAGTTACTTGGTTAACCACCATGGCGCAAAACCTACAGCCAGGAAAACCTGTATACATTATGTTGTATGCCGTCGGCATTATCTTCTTTGCGTTTTTCTATACAGCATTAACGCAGAATCCAAGAGATACTGCTGATAACTTAAAGAAGTCAGGTGCATTTATTCCAGGTATTCGTCCTGGTCAACAAACAGCGCAGTACCTTGATAAAGTCACAACTCGTTTGACTTTCTGGGGTGCTCTTTACATGACCGCTGTATGTTTAATGCCAGAATTTCTGATCCTGATCTTTAATTATCCGTTCTACTTCGGTGGAACTTCACTGCTGATCATTGTTGTTGTTGCCATTGATTTCATGGCTCAGGTGCAAGCTCACCTTATGTCGCAGCAATATGATTCAGTACTTAAGAAAGCGAATCTTAAGAAACAGGGCCCATCGGGTCGTGTTCGTCGCTAA
- the rpsD gene encoding 30S ribosomal protein S4, giving the protein MARYLGPKLKLSRREGVDLGHKSGVRAIETKCKIEVAPGQHGARRSRLSDYGLQLREKQKVRRIYGVLERQFRNYYKEADRLKGATGVNLLQLLESRLDNVVYRMGYAATRGEARQLVSHKAILVNGETVNIPSYTVQAEDVVSVREKSQKQARIVAALELAAQRDKPEWIEVDGKKMEGQFKRVPERSELDASINENLIVELYSK; this is encoded by the coding sequence ATGGCTAGATATCTAGGTCCAAAACTCAAATTGTCGCGTCGTGAGGGTGTCGATTTAGGACACAAGTCTGGCGTTCGTGCAATTGAGACTAAATGTAAAATTGAAGTAGCACCTGGTCAACATGGCGCGCGTCGTAGCCGTCTGTCTGACTATGGTCTACAGTTACGTGAAAAGCAAAAAGTCCGTCGTATTTATGGCGTACTTGAGCGTCAATTCCGCAACTACTACAAAGAAGCTGATCGTCTAAAAGGCGCAACAGGTGTCAACTTGTTACAACTTTTAGAATCTCGCTTGGATAATGTTGTTTATCGTATGGGTTATGCTGCTACTCGTGGCGAAGCGCGTCAATTAGTTAGCCACAAGGCTATCTTGGTAAACGGCGAAACAGTCAATATTCCTTCTTACACAGTGCAAGCTGAAGATGTTGTTTCTGTGCGTGAAAAGTCACAGAAGCAAGCACGTATCGTTGCTGCATTGGAATTGGCTGCACAGCGTGACAAGCCAGAGTGGATTGAAGTTGATGGTAAGAAAATGGAAGGTCAGTTTAAGCGTGTTCCAGAGCGCTCTGAGCTTGACGCCAGCATCAATGAAAACCTAATCGTAGAGTTGTACTCTAAGTAA
- a CDS encoding response regulator, producing the protein MSAILLVDDSHEILANTAQQLTAAGHDYHYAADYKEALNYIRLNRPQIRIVVVALNNALGYPSLRKIKSGMSERATIIVYSDNKDQTIASWVKKLGIEHYYEHNRQEIDLFNRIKRSLFQKGMFFTNQQLKELTSTLSKYTSDADKLVKETAPQSKSLQELQHKLARRLEGIENQRGFLLEAQKQ; encoded by the coding sequence ATGAGCGCCATTCTTCTCGTCGATGACAGCCATGAAATTTTAGCGAACACTGCGCAACAGTTAACGGCTGCCGGTCACGATTATCATTATGCCGCTGATTACAAAGAAGCGTTAAATTACATTCGCCTCAATCGTCCTCAAATTAGAATCGTTGTGGTCGCGCTCAATAATGCGCTTGGCTATCCTTCATTACGTAAAATCAAAAGCGGAATGTCGGAACGCGCCACCATTATTGTCTATTCAGACAATAAAGACCAGACCATAGCCAGCTGGGTTAAGAAACTGGGAATTGAGCACTATTATGAGCACAACCGCCAGGAAATAGATCTTTTTAACCGTATTAAGCGCAGTCTATTTCAAAAAGGCATGTTCTTTACTAATCAGCAGTTAAAAGAGTTAACCAGTACCTTATCAAAGTACACATCGGATGCAGATAAGCTGGTTAAAGAAACAGCACCTCAGTCAAAAAGTTTACAGGAGTTACAGCATAAACTAGCGAGACGACTCGAAGGTATCGAAAATCAGCGTGGCTTCCTGCTTGAAGCCCAAAAGCAATGA
- the rpsK gene encoding 30S ribosomal protein S11, with protein sequence MAKSPRSTKKKVKKHVVDGMAHIHASFNNTIVTITDRQGNALAWATSGGSGFRGSRKSTPFAAQVAADRAAQVVKEMGMKNVEVFVKGPGPGRESAVRALNAAGFKITNITDVTPIPHNGCRPPKKRRV encoded by the coding sequence ATGGCTAAATCACCTCGTAGTACCAAAAAGAAAGTTAAAAAGCACGTTGTCGATGGTATGGCGCACATTCATGCGTCATTCAATAATACCATTGTAACGATAACAGACCGTCAGGGTAATGCTCTTGCATGGGCTACCTCTGGTGGTTCTGGCTTCCGTGGTTCACGTAAATCGACTCCATTCGCTGCACAGGTAGCTGCTGATCGCGCCGCTCAAGTAGTTAAAGAAATGGGTATGAAGAACGTTGAAGTTTTTGTTAAAGGTCCTGGACCTGGTCGTGAATCAGCAGTTCGTGCTTTGAATGCAGCTGGTTTCAAGATCACTAACATTACTGACGTGACACCTATTCCTCATAATGGTTGTCGTCCGCCTAAAAAGCGTCGTGTATAA
- a CDS encoding DUF1761 domain-containing protein, translated as MSDINYYAVFVAAILSFAVGGLWYSPLLFGKIWLKEMKIEAEDIKQKPSVFILSFVFALVAVFVLADLLGPSPELMHAVTVCAMVGAIVFLGLGITYQFSNKSLRHLLIDGGYHLVIFTLFGLILGSWH; from the coding sequence ATGAGTGATATCAATTATTATGCGGTATTCGTTGCAGCAATCTTATCGTTTGCTGTTGGAGGCTTATGGTACTCACCTTTGCTGTTCGGCAAGATCTGGCTTAAGGAAATGAAGATAGAAGCAGAAGATATTAAACAAAAACCCAGTGTTTTTATTCTGAGCTTTGTATTCGCGCTAGTTGCAGTCTTTGTGCTGGCGGACCTGCTTGGACCTAGTCCCGAACTCATGCATGCTGTAACAGTTTGCGCAATGGTCGGTGCCATAGTTTTCCTTGGCTTAGGTATAACCTATCAATTTAGCAACAAGTCATTAAGACACCTATTAATTGATGGCGGCTATCATCTTGTTATTTTTACCCTGTTTGGATTAATTCTCGGCAGCTGGCATTAA
- a CDS encoding cation diffusion facilitator family transporter, with protein sequence MGTHHNHNHLNDDESHGRHVASKKNLLWALSLTGTFMVVEVIGGLVSGSLALLADAGHMLTDTAALLLAYSALYFAAKPADSKRTFGYGRLQVLAAYTNGVFLILLTGWIIWEAIHRFIEPNPIQSISMFTVAVIGLIVNLLVFKILHSAGDSNINIRSALLHVLGDLLGSVGAIIAAVVIWIWGLLWVDPLLSIFVAVLILRSAYHVIKDASHILLEGTPLDISMSNIRLDLMSIEGVKDIHHMHAWSLSEAEPMMTFHALVDPNKDSDSLLEEMLLLLKKEHGIGHATIQVEVENCQVVEGACEAG encoded by the coding sequence ATGGGTACACACCACAACCATAATCATTTGAACGATGATGAGTCACACGGCAGACATGTAGCCAGCAAGAAAAATCTGCTCTGGGCATTGTCATTAACCGGCACTTTCATGGTTGTCGAGGTTATTGGCGGCCTGGTTTCTGGCTCACTTGCGTTATTAGCAGACGCCGGACATATGTTGACCGATACAGCAGCGCTCTTGTTGGCATACTCGGCTCTTTACTTCGCTGCAAAACCCGCAGATAGCAAGCGCACTTTTGGCTACGGTCGGTTACAGGTATTAGCGGCTTATACAAACGGTGTCTTCCTGATATTACTAACCGGCTGGATTATCTGGGAAGCTATTCACCGCTTTATTGAACCCAACCCTATCCAGAGTATTAGTATGTTTACTGTCGCTGTTATCGGCTTGATCGTTAATTTACTCGTATTTAAAATTTTGCACAGTGCCGGTGATTCTAATATCAATATCCGGAGTGCCTTATTACATGTGCTGGGTGATTTACTGGGGTCGGTGGGGGCTATCATAGCAGCAGTAGTGATTTGGATATGGGGATTGCTATGGGTCGATCCATTGTTGTCTATCTTCGTTGCGGTGCTGATCTTGAGAAGTGCCTATCATGTAATAAAAGACGCATCCCATATTTTACTGGAGGGAACTCCATTGGATATTAGTATGAGCAATATACGCTTAGACCTGATGTCTATTGAAGGAGTTAAAGATATCCACCATATGCATGCCTGGAGTCTGAGTGAAGCAGAGCCGATGATGACCTTTCACGCGCTGGTCGATCCTAATAAGGATAGTGACAGTTTACTGGAAGAGATGCTGTTGTTACTGAAGAAGGAGCATGGCATTGGACATGCAACCATTCAGGTAGAAGTAGAGAATTGTCAGGTAGTAGAAGGAGCCTGCGAAGCCGGCTAG
- the rplO gene encoding 50S ribosomal protein L15, which translates to MRLNTLMPAPGSKKDRKRVGRGIGSTDGKTAGRGHKGQKSRSGGFNKIGFEGGQMPLKQRLPKFGFKSRKALVSSEIRLSELAKVEGEVVDMLSLKKAGLITNNIENVKIMLSGNIERAVTVTGGVRVTKGAKAAIEAAGGKVEE; encoded by the coding sequence ATGCGTTTAAATACATTGATGCCAGCTCCTGGTAGTAAAAAAGATCGCAAACGTGTTGGTCGTGGTATCGGTTCTACTGATGGTAAAACTGCAGGCCGTGGTCATAAAGGTCAGAAATCCCGTTCAGGTGGTTTCAACAAGATCGGTTTCGAAGGCGGTCAGATGCCATTGAAACAGCGTTTGCCTAAGTTTGGTTTTAAATCACGTAAAGCTTTAGTATCTTCAGAGATTCGTTTAAGTGAACTAGCTAAAGTTGAAGGTGAAGTTGTTGATATGTTGAGCTTGAAAAAAGCTGGACTTATTACTAACAACATCGAAAACGTTAAAATCATGCTATCAGGTAACATTGAGCGCGCAGTAACCGTAACCGGTGGCGTTCGTGTAACCAAAGGCGCTAAAGCTGCTATCGAAGCAGCCGGTGGAAAGGTTGAAGAATAA
- the rplR gene encoding 50S ribosomal protein L18 — protein sequence MKKKIQRLRRAAKSRAKMHELGVNRLVINRTPRHIYAQVISGENGNVIASASTVEKTVRGDVKSTGNVDAAKHVGTLVAERALEAGVKQVAFDRSGFKYHGRVQALADAAREKGLQF from the coding sequence ATGAAGAAGAAAATTCAACGTTTGCGTCGTGCGGCTAAGAGCCGTGCAAAAATGCATGAACTAGGCGTAAATCGTCTAGTTATTAACAGAACCCCTCGCCACATTTACGCACAAGTAATCAGCGGTGAGAACGGTAATGTGATCGCTAGCGCTTCGACTGTTGAGAAGACAGTTCGTGGTGACGTAAAGTCAACGGGTAACGTAGATGCTGCAAAGCATGTCGGTACTCTAGTTGCTGAGCGTGCCTTAGAAGCGGGTGTAAAGCAGGTTGCTTTCGACCGTAGTGGTTTTAAATATCATGGTCGCGTTCAGGCTTTAGCCGATGCGGCTCGTGAGAAAGGCTTACAATTCTAA
- the rpmD gene encoding 50S ribosomal protein L30: protein MAKKMMKVTQTRSSIGRLDSHKACLRGLGLRRIGHTVEVEDTASTRGMVNKVYYMVSVEE, encoded by the coding sequence ATGGCAAAGAAAATGATGAAAGTAACGCAGACGCGTTCAAGCATCGGTCGCTTGGACAGCCATAAGGCTTGCTTGCGTGGCCTGGGTTTGCGTCGTATCGGTCATACAGTAGAAGTTGAAGATACTGCTTCAACTCGCGGTATGGTAAATAAAGTTTACTACATGGTTAGCGTAGAGGAGTAA
- the rpmJ gene encoding 50S ribosomal protein L36: MKVRASVKKMCRNCKVIRRHGSVRVICTDPRHKQRQG, encoded by the coding sequence ATGAAAGTTCGTGCTTCTGTAAAAAAAATGTGCCGTAACTGCAAAGTGATTCGTCGTCACGGCAGTGTTCGCGTTATCTGTACTGACCCACGCCATAAACAGCGTCAAGGTTAG
- the rpsM gene encoding 30S ribosomal protein S13, with amino-acid sequence MARIAGINIPVHKHADVALTAIYGIGRPRAQKICAAAGIETTAKIKDLNEDQIENLRNEVSKFTVEGDLRREINMNIKRLMDLGCFRGIRHRRNLPLRGQRTKTNARTRKGPRKPIKK; translated from the coding sequence ATGGCTCGTATAGCTGGTATTAACATTCCGGTACATAAGCATGCTGATGTCGCCTTGACCGCTATCTATGGTATCGGTCGTCCTCGTGCACAAAAAATTTGTGCTGCTGCAGGAATTGAAACTACTGCAAAGATCAAAGATTTGAACGAAGACCAAATTGAGAATCTACGTAACGAGGTGAGCAAATTTACCGTTGAAGGTGATTTGCGTCGCGAAATCAACATGAATATTAAACGTTTGATGGACTTGGGTTGTTTCCGTGGTATCCGTCATCGTCGTAACCTGCCATTGCGCGGTCAACGTACGAAGACTAATGCCCGTACCCGTAAAGGTCCTCGTAAACCAATCAAGAAATAA
- a CDS encoding transglycosylase SLT domain-containing protein, producing MRSKLLILLTSSFFLLITQGCSTFKPSNVNDACSILEDEDWYEAALDSQERWGTPIHVQLAIMHQESKFQQDIRPARKWYLGFIPGFRPSNAYGYAQALEGTWDTYRTSTNNHGARRDNFDDAIDFIGWYTFNSHKQLGISKWDARAQYLAYHEGWGGYKRRTYNSKGWLIKVADKVKAQSLKYAAQYKQCQAELESNRGWF from the coding sequence TTGCGTTCAAAATTGTTAATTTTACTGACAAGTAGTTTTTTTCTGTTAATTACTCAGGGCTGCTCAACATTTAAGCCAAGTAATGTTAACGATGCTTGCAGTATTCTGGAAGATGAAGATTGGTATGAGGCTGCTTTGGACTCTCAGGAACGCTGGGGTACGCCTATTCATGTTCAGTTGGCTATCATGCATCAGGAATCTAAATTCCAGCAGGATATTCGTCCCGCCAGGAAATGGTACCTGGGCTTCATTCCTGGCTTCAGACCGTCTAATGCCTACGGCTATGCTCAGGCACTTGAGGGAACCTGGGATACTTACCGGACTTCAACCAATAATCATGGTGCAAGACGCGATAATTTTGATGATGCTATCGATTTCATTGGCTGGTATACATTCAACAGTCACAAACAATTGGGTATCTCAAAGTGGGACGCACGTGCTCAGTACCTGGCCTACCATGAAGGGTGGGGCGGCTATAAGCGTAGGACCTATAACTCAAAAGGCTGGCTGATTAAGGTGGCAGATAAGGTTAAGGCCCAGTCGCTGAAGTACGCAGCACAGTATAAGCAGTGTCAGGCAGAGTTGGAGTCTAACAGAGGGTGGTTCTAA
- the rplF gene encoding 50S ribosomal protein L6 — protein MSRVAKSAVSIPSGVEVNIKDGVISVKGSKGQLEQALHSDVELKVEDGEITFAPSAGAESWAMAGTYRALVNNMITGVTNGFEKKLQLVGVGYRAQVQGKKLNLSLGFSHPVEFEAPEGITIEAPSQTELLVKGADKQVVGQVAANIRAYRPPEPYKGKGVRYADERIVRKEAKKK, from the coding sequence ATGTCACGTGTAGCAAAAAGCGCTGTATCTATCCCTTCAGGTGTTGAAGTAAACATCAAAGATGGCGTGATCAGTGTAAAAGGTTCAAAAGGTCAGCTAGAACAGGCTTTGCATTCTGACGTTGAATTAAAAGTTGAAGACGGTGAAATCACTTTCGCACCTTCAGCTGGCGCAGAAAGCTGGGCAATGGCTGGTACATATCGTGCACTAGTTAATAACATGATTACTGGCGTAACTAACGGTTTCGAAAAGAAACTTCAGCTAGTAGGTGTTGGTTATCGTGCACAGGTTCAAGGTAAAAAATTGAACTTAAGCCTAGGTTTCTCTCACCCAGTAGAGTTTGAAGCACCAGAAGGTATCACTATTGAAGCGCCTTCTCAGACAGAATTACTTGTTAAAGGTGCTGACAAACAGGTCGTGGGTCAGGTTGCGGCAAACATTCGTGCTTATCGTCCACCAGAGCCTTACAAAGGTAAAGGTGTTCGCTATGCTGACGAGCGTATTGTTCGTAAAGAAGCCAAGAAGAAATAG
- the rpsE gene encoding 30S ribosomal protein S5, with the protein MAKDMNNQEGLVEKLVNVNRVAKVVKGGRIFGFTALTVVGDGKGKVGFGRGKAKEVPVAIQKAMEQARRNMIQVELKDGHTLQHPIKAAHGASKVYMQPASEGTGIIAGGAMRAVFEVLGIQNILAKSIGSTNPINIVRATINGLKQMTSPEDMAAKRGKTVEEILD; encoded by the coding sequence ATGGCAAAAGATATGAATAACCAAGAAGGTTTAGTTGAGAAATTGGTCAACGTAAACCGCGTTGCCAAGGTGGTTAAAGGTGGTCGTATTTTCGGCTTCACAGCTTTGACTGTTGTTGGCGATGGCAAGGGTAAAGTTGGCTTTGGTCGTGGTAAAGCTAAAGAAGTTCCAGTTGCAATTCAAAAAGCAATGGAGCAGGCACGTCGTAATATGATTCAAGTTGAATTAAAAGACGGCCACACTTTACAGCATCCTATTAAAGCAGCACACGGTGCATCAAAAGTGTACATGCAACCAGCATCAGAAGGTACTGGTATCATCGCTGGTGGTGCAATGCGTGCGGTATTTGAAGTGCTAGGTATCCAAAACATTTTGGCAAAAAGTATTGGCTCTACAAACCCAATTAATATTGTTCGCGCAACTATTAATGGTTTGAAGCAAATGACTTCGCCAGAAGACATGGCTGCCAAGCGTGGTAAAACTGTAGAAGAGATTTTGGACTAA
- the rplQ gene encoding 50S ribosomal protein L17 — protein sequence MRHQKSGRKLNRNSSHRKAMFRNMTASLIEHELIRTTLPKAKELRRVAEPLITLSKTDSVANRRLAFARLRNNAAVAKLFAELGPRYQERPGGYLRILKCGNRPGDNAPMAYVELVDRPVVEDDVDLDEVVTEE from the coding sequence ATGCGTCATCAAAAATCAGGTCGTAAATTAAATCGTAACAGCTCACACCGTAAAGCTATGTTCCGTAACATGACTGCGTCATTAATCGAGCATGAGTTAATTCGTACTACTTTGCCAAAAGCAAAAGAACTACGTCGTGTTGCTGAGCCTTTAATTACTCTTTCGAAAACAGACTCTGTTGCTAATCGTCGCCTTGCTTTTGCACGTCTTCGTAATAATGCAGCAGTTGCTAAGCTTTTTGCTGAGCTAGGTCCTCGTTATCAGGAGCGCCCAGGTGGTTACTTGCGTATCCTTAAGTGTGGTAATCGTCCAGGCGATAATGCACCTATGGCATACGTTGAATTAGTAGACCGTCCTGTGGTTGAAGACGATGTCGATTTAGACGAAGTTGTTACTGAAGAGTAA
- a CDS encoding DNA-directed RNA polymerase subunit alpha, which translates to MSATEFLTPRQIKVESSEGTKARVVLEPFERGFGHTLGNSLRRILLSSMPGAAVTEVEIDGVLHEYSAIEGVQEDVIDILLNLKGLAVRLEDKEVATLTLQKKGEGVVTAADIEEVSGAEVVNKDHYIATLNKGGALNMRIKVRLGRGYEASNTRKQPEGEDKPIGVLQVDASFSPMKKVSYTVESARVEQRTDLDKLVLDLETNGTIDPEEAIRRSATILQEQLAAFVDLKDEKQAEPEKEEPEIDPILLRPVDDLELTVRSANCLKTENIHYIGDLVQRTEVELLKTPNLGKKSLTEIKDVLASRGLSLGMRLENWPPSSIIGD; encoded by the coding sequence ATGTCAGCGACTGAATTTCTGACTCCGCGCCAAATTAAGGTTGAATCAAGCGAAGGCACAAAAGCCCGAGTAGTACTTGAACCTTTTGAACGTGGATTTGGACACACTTTGGGTAACTCATTGCGTCGCATCTTGCTATCTTCTATGCCAGGTGCCGCAGTGACAGAAGTAGAAATCGACGGTGTTCTTCATGAGTACTCAGCCATTGAGGGCGTTCAAGAAGACGTTATCGATATCCTTTTGAACTTAAAAGGGTTGGCTGTTCGCCTTGAAGACAAAGAAGTAGCTACTTTAACTCTTCAAAAGAAAGGTGAAGGCGTCGTGACTGCTGCTGACATTGAAGAAGTATCAGGTGCTGAAGTGGTCAATAAGGATCACTACATTGCTACTTTGAATAAAGGTGGAGCTTTGAACATGCGCATCAAAGTTCGTTTAGGTCGTGGTTATGAGGCTTCTAATACTCGTAAGCAGCCTGAAGGCGAAGATAAACCAATTGGTGTATTGCAAGTTGATGCTTCTTTCAGCCCAATGAAGAAAGTTTCTTACACAGTCGAGTCGGCTCGTGTAGAGCAGCGTACTGATTTGGATAAGCTAGTGCTTGATCTTGAAACCAATGGCACCATTGACCCAGAAGAAGCTATTCGTCGTAGTGCGACTATTCTTCAGGAACAATTGGCGGCATTCGTAGACTTGAAAGATGAGAAGCAAGCTGAGCCAGAAAAAGAAGAGCCAGAAATCGACCCAATTCTATTGCGTCCGGTTGATGATCTTGAATTAACAGTACGTTCTGCAAACTGTTTAAAAACTGAGAATATCCATTATATTGGTGACTTGGTACAACGCACTGAAGTTGAGTTATTAAAGACTCCAAATCTAGGTAAGAAATCTTTGACTGAAATCAAAGACGTTCTTGCTTCGAGAGGTTTGTCTTTAGGTATGCGTTTAGAGAATTGGCCGCCATCAAGCATTATCGGTGACTAA